From Agrobacterium vitis:
AGGAGGATGCATCGCTTCGTTGAGATAGATAATACGCGACAAATGCCCAATTCATAGTCATTTTGTTGCAGTGCAGATATGCGCAAAATGCATGGGTATTTTGCGATGACGTGAGATCCAGATTGGGCGGATCTGCGTATGTCATTACCCTAAACGCAGAAACGCCCGCGTCATCGGCGGGCGTCGTTCAAGCAGCAATGTCGAGATCGATCAACCGGCAACGGAAGCCCGGGCAACGCGACGGATGTCGCTGCGTTCAATGCCGAGATCCTGCAGCTCGCGGCTGGTCATGCGGCCAAGTTCGGAAACGGTCTGACGATACTTGCGCCAGTTGTTCAGGGAGCGTGCTACGTTCATGATAATGCCCTTTCTGAGGCCTGTCTGACGTCAGCAACCTTGGTTCCGGCGTCGTTTCGATGTTTGGAATATAGGCGTTCTCTCACCTTCCTAACAGAGACAAGGTCTCACGCCACCCATGCGTCAAATGCATGAGTAAGCGGCAGTGGTTGCCTTTGGAAATTTGGCGCCGGCTATCCGTCACGGCCAATACCCATCTCGTCTATTCAGGTCACGAAATATTAAAATTCGGAACGGTGGCGCTTTCGCTTTGTTTTTAAGCTGTGAACTTTTGAGAGCGCGGTTTTGATCCGCGCACTCGATTATCCAGCAATGATCTTTATAAATGAGAGGTGATCCGATGATCGATAAACCGACGCCACCCTTTTCCAAGCAACAACAGTCTATTCCGGGACTGACCCGCGACATGGATCCCGTGCCGGATCATGGCGAAACGACCTATAAGGGTTCGGGGCGGCTTGCTGGCAAGAAGGCGGTGATAACAGGCGCGGATAGCGGCATCGGGCGGGCTGTAGCCCTGGCTTATGCCCGCGAGGGCGCCGATGTGCTGATCTCCTATCTCAGCGAACACGAGGATGCCGAGGAAACCAAGCGTCTTGTGGAAGAGGCGGGCCGCAAGGCCGTGCTGGTGGCGGGCGACTTGCAAAAGGCAGACCATTGCCGCCTCATCATAGACAAGGCGGTTGCCGAGCTTGGTGGCATCGATATTCTCGTCAACAACGCCGCCCACCAAAAGACCTTTGAGCAGATCGAGGATATCAGCGATGAGGAATGGGAATTGACGTTCAGGGTCAATATCCATGCGATGTTCTATCTGACCAAAGCAGCCGTCAAGCACATGAAGCCCGGTGCGGCGATTATCAATACCGCCTCTATCAACGCCGATACGCCGAGCCCCACATTGCTGGCCTATGCAACGACCAAGGGGGCCATCCAGAATTTCACGGCTGGCCTCGCCCAGCTTCTGGCGGAAAAAGGCATCCGCGCCAATACGGTCGCGCCCGGCCCGATTTGGACGCCACTCATCCCTTCCACCATGCCGCCTGAACGGGTCTCGAGCTTTGGTGAACAAGTGCCGATGAAACGACCGGGCCAGCCGGCTGAGCTTGCAACGGCCTATGTGATGCTGGCCGACCCGCTGTCGAGCTATGTGTCCGGGGCCACTATTGCAGTCACCGGTGGTAAGCCCATTCTCTAGTGGGGTGAACTGAAGTCCGGTTTCCCTGAAAAGAAACGAAAACAACTGTCTCTTTCGTCGGTCAGGTTCAGAATGAGCCTGACCGATTGTCGTTTTGCGGTAGTAGTAATGGCGGAAGATCGCTCTCTTCTGGCGGCGTGACGGAAATCCATTGACCCACCAGAACCTGTCAGGTTCAGATTGAACCAGACAGGTTCTATAGCGCCGTGCGCCATATATGGCGCATAAGGTTCGCTGTAGCGCTTTATATCTGCTGCATAATTTTCACCTTAAATCGATTCCGATTTAAGGAATTATGCAGTAGCTTTTCTTGTTTTCGTTTGTCTTTTCGGGGAAACCTGGTTCCACTTTTCCCCGACAAACTCTATTGTCGCAGCAGGAATACCCGATAAACTGCGCCATGATTCCTTGAGCTGAAAGACTAGAGAAGAAAGCCATGCAGCAGGGATAGATAGATCGAGGTGGCGGGTTCTGTATGTCCTGGGGGACGGACGTGTGTTGGAGGGACGCCGGTTGTGCAGTGTCGCGAGGCCTCTCTGCAGATGGGCCCAGGTGATAAGCAGGGGCCGGAAAGCGTCTTGATCTCTTGCGGGTGGGGAGGGCTGGCGTGAAAAAGAGACTGGTCGCTGTGGTCTTGACGGCGTTGTCACCGGCATTGGGAATGCTGGTTTACAACGAAGTGAGCGCGCGTTCGGAACGCTACGCCGAAGTTCATCGTCAGGTATTCGAAACCGCCCGACAGGCCGCATCCGAGGTGAAAAGCGTCGTGGAAGGTGTCAAGGCGCTGCTGATTGCCACTGCGGTTATTCCCGCCGTTGCCGGACAGGATAAACAGGCCTGCACCGACGTTCTGAAATCGGTTGTCACCAGGGTGACGCAGGTCCGCAATATCGTGGTTCTTGATCGCAACGGTAAACTGGTTTGTGACAATATGGGCTGGGAGGTCGGCAGCGACTTCAGCGATCGCGACTATGTCAGACAAGCCCTTCGTTCCGATGCTTTATCGATTGGCGATTACACGGTCAGCCGGATCTCGAACGCACCAATCGTGCCAATGGCGCTGGCCATCAAGCAAGGCTCCGAGACGGTTGGCGTGCTGGCGACGGCGGTGCATCTTGAGTGGCTGGAACAGCGTATCGTTCAGCGGGGCCTTCCGCCGGGCGGATGGATTACCATTGCCGACCGTAACGGTATTGTGCTTGCCCGCAATCCAGGGCCTGAAAAATTCGTTGGCACTCAGATAAGACCACCCTATCAAACGCTGGTTCAAGCCCAGCAACCAGGCACGACGGAGCTTATAGGTCAGGATGGGTTGCGCCGGATCATGGGTTATGTTCCCGTTTCCGCCGACAATCCATTTTATGTCAGTGCCGGGTTTTCGGCGGAACAGGCATTCGCGCCGATTGACCGGGCTTCTCTTTTGGGATTGGCGATGATTGCCGTGGGTGCTGGTCTGGCTCTCCTGGCAGCGTTTTTAATCGGAAATCGCTTCATCCTCGGCCCCATCAATCACATCGTTGCCGTTCTTCAGCGATGGCGCCAAGGGGATCTCGCGGCCAGAACCGGGATGACGGGGCGCTCCAGCGAATTGGGACAGGTTGGCGCCACGGTCGATAGCCTTCTGGACGAACTGGAAGCACGCCGATGCGAGGCGGCGCGCGCCGAAGAAAACCGCAAACTTGTGGCCAGAGAGCTGGCGCACCGTGTCAAGAACACGATGGCGATGATCCAGGCAATCGCAAGGCAGACATTCAAGGATCGCTCGCAGGAAAATGGCGTTTTTGCCCGGCGCGTCGCAGCCCTTGCAGGAGCCTACGATATCCTTTTGTCGGAAGACTGGAAAAGTGCCGGCTTGCGCGATGTGCTCGAGCGGGCGCTTCAGCCTTTCGATAGCGAGGGCGACAGGCGGATTGTTCTCCAGGGTTCACCCTGCACCTTGCCGCCGGAGGCTGCTGTCGCGCTATCGCTGATCGCGCATGAACTTGCCACAAATGCCGTGAAATACGGGTCTCTTCGCGACCCCGATGGCCGTGTCAGGGTGGAATGGCGACAAGATCAGGATCGGATCGAGCTGGAATGGCGGGAAGAAGACGGGCCGCCGGTTGTTGATCCCACTCTTCAAGGGTCTGATCTCAAAACCTCTGGTCACAAAGGGGCCGGTGTCGAAGGATTTGGGTCGCGGCTGATCCGCAGTGCTTTCCCTCGCAGCCTGTCTCCCAAGATCAGCAGCGATTTCCGGCCCGATGGTCTTCGCTTCCATCTTTCCTTCGCCGTGGTCCAGTCAGGTTCGGTGCCGTCGAGGTCAGAGACAACGCAATCCGATGCTCTGGGTAAGCCGCAGACACTCGCCGGTTTGCAGGCTTGAACTGCGGCTTGCTGTCGCCTGAGAAGTGGTTCGTCCTGAATGATCGCCCAAGCGGGGAAGGCTGTCGCCTCGGTCTGGTTCTCCTCATTGGCCGATTTTGCGGATTTTATTGAAATTTTGCACAAGACAAATATAAAGTTCCCGCATCGCTCATTGAGGCGGGTTTGGATCAGGGTGGACATTGACTTAAAGCTAAAAAATCTGCCGTAGAATTCCCGCAATCGTTCCGGGTTAAAGGAATTATGCGCATCAAGATATTTCCCCCTCTTTTGAACGATGCATTTGCCTGCATGGTCATGGAAAACAGATATGCCACCACGCAAAAAAGCTGCGGTTGCCAGTACCGGCATCGCAGGATTGGACGAAATTCTTCGCGGCGGATTGCCCTTACCGAACCTGTTCATGCTTCAAGGCGCTCCCGGATCGGGTAAAACCACCGCCGCCATACAGTTCCTGCGGGCCGGTGTGGAAGCGGGCGAGAGCTGTCTTTATGTGACGCTGTCCCAAAGTGCTGCCGAATTGCGCTCTATTGCCGTTTCCCACGGCTGGACGCTGGATGGTATTCATGTCGAGGAACTATCGACGACAGGCAGTATCGACGAGGCCGACGAGCAGAGCATTTTCATGACCGCCGACCTGCGGCTGGATGAAACCCGCAAGGCGATAGAGGCTGCTATCGATGAGCATAAGCCGCAGCGTCTGGTTTATGATTCGCTTCTGGAAATTCGGTTGATCACCGGCGATTCCCCGCGTTTCCGCCGGGAATTGATCGGCTTCAAGTCCTTCCTGTCGAAGCGAAAAGTCGTGGCGCTGCTTCTCGACACTCAGTCGCCCGGTCTCGACCGCAGTGGCGAGGAGGTCGAAGGTCTTGCCCATGGCGTCATCCGGTTCGACAAGTCGCTGGAAGAATATGGCGGTGTCCGGCGCCGGATCGAAGTGTCGAAAATGCGCGGCGTGCCGATTGCTGACGGTTATCATGACATGGCGATCCGCGAAGGCGCAGGCGTTGTCGTGTTTCCACGCATCATGCCCAGCACGGCGACAGAAGCGACCAAGCCGCAATTGATCAAATCCGGTGTGAGCGAGTTGGACGACATGTTCGGCGGCGGCCAGGAAGCGGGAACGACCACCCTGGTCATCGGTCAGGCCGGTACGGGCAAATCCACTATGTCGTCGCTCTATGCAACGGCAGCGCTCGAGCGGGGTGAAAGCGTCGCTCTCTTTCTGTTCGAGGAGCGGTTGGAAACGTTTTTCCGCCGGTCTGAAGGCCTCGGAATGCAATTGCGGCAGTTCCACAAGGACGGCAAACTGATCCTGCGCGATTTTAACCCGAACGAAGTCTCACCCGGCGAGTTCGGCCAGATCGTTCAGGATGCCGTCGTGCAGAACAAGGTGCGCGTCGTGGTCATCGACAGCCTGACGGGCTATCTGAATTGCCTGCCACATCGGGAAAAGGCCGTTCGCGATATCCAGGCCTTGTTGAAATATCTAGCGAGATCCGGTGTCCTGACCATGCTGATCGTCGCGCAGCACGGGCTTTTGGGCCAGAATGTCGGCATTGATGTCGATGTCAGTTTCCTCGGCGATACGGTGCTTCTCTTGAGAATTATGGAACATGAGGGCCGGTTGCGGCGCAGCATCACCGTGGTCAAGAAGCGCCATGGTCCGCATGATCTGGATGTCCGGGAATTGCTGATCGAAAGCGGTAGCGTCAGCGTCGTTTCCTATAACCCGCTTCCTGATCCGAAATGACAATGCCATTGCCCCAGGAGAAGCTGGCCCAACAGGAACTGGCCCAGAAGGAGCTGGCCCAAGAGAAATTGGCCCAAGAGGAACTAGATTGGGTGCTCGTCTGCGCCCCCTTTCGCAAGGATGCCGATTATGTCGGCGCGCTTTTGCGCGAACATCTGATCGAGGTGCGGGCGGTAACGGAGGCCAAGGGCTTCGCCCAATTGCTGGACGCTTCACCGGGGATTGTGATTGTTTCGCATGAGGCTCTTACGCCGCAGATTGTCGCCCTGACTGCCGAGCATCTCGACCGGCAACCGAACTGGTCTGAAGTGCCGATCATCGTTCTGCTGGAGCGGGGCGCGCCGCTGATACGCATCCGCAACCAATTGCTTTCCGCCTGGCCGGGCGCGCGGCTTTTGTTCTACACACGGCCAGTGGCGCCGCTGGAACTGGTCAGCGGTATCCAGTCCAACCTGCTGGTGCGCTTGCGCCAGCGGCAGGTGCGCGATTCCATCGAGCGGGAGCGGGAATTGCGGGCGGAGCTCAATCACCGCGTCAAGAATATCCTGGCAACGGTGACATCGATCTTTCGCATGACACGGCGCGGTGCCGAAAGCCTTGACGATCTTGCGACGGATTTCAATGGACGGCTGCTGGCGCTGTCCAATGTCCATACCGCAGTTTTCGAGGCAGGGGGCGAGGATGTGTCGCTGTCGGCTGTGGTCGATCTGATCGTGTCGCCCTATGGCACCGAGCGGATTGCCGTCGATGGCAGCGATCTGCTTGTCAGCCGCGAAGCCGGAACGACGCTGGCGCTTTGCCTGCATGAATTGATCACCAATGCGATCAAATATGGCGCCCTGTCGGTCCCGGAAGGACGTGTTTCACTTCGCTGGGCCGTTGATAGCGCTGAGAAGCCGACCTTCCATTTCCATTGGCGGGAGAGCAATGGGCCGCCTGTCCGTACACCGGCTCGGCAAGGCTATGGGACGCGCTATGTTACCTCCGCCCTTGCATCGCTGTTTGCGGCGACGCCGGATATCCAGTTTGCCGAGGATGGTCTGGTTTGCAGCGCTTCCGGACCCTTTGCGCGGATCTCGCCTGCGTCAGTCGCTCGCTAATCTGGTCTCCAGCTAAAGCCTATCGGCGTTTCGCGGTCTTGTCGCCGATAGGCTCTGCGTCAAACCTCAAGCGGCGGATATCTCATTGGCCCTAATAGGCGTTGATACTCCTGTTCCACGGGGCCATAGGCATCGGCGGCAAAGGCTTCGAGACCTGCTCTGTCGCGAATGCGGATTGCCTTGCGCTCCGCATAAATCAATCTTTCGCCTTCCAACACATGCAGGGAGGCGGTGACGCTCGAGCGCCGCACGGCCAGCATGATCGATAGAAATTCGTGGGTCAGCGATAATTCATCCTTGTCCAGCCGGTCGTGGCACATCAGGATCCAGCGTGCCAACCGTTTATCGATAGAGTGAATGGCGTTTGACTGGGCAGTGAAAGCCATTTGCATATTGACAACATAGGCCCATCGAAGCAGCAGGCGGCGCATGGGCGGCCTGCTATCCATCAGGTCAACCAATCGACTTGTTTTCAGACGCATCCCAGTGCCTGCGACCTGCATGATCACCCGGCAGGGATTGCGATCACTGTCCAGCAGGGCAGAGGCGGGCGACATGCCTTCGCGGCCAAACAATCCGACCTCGCTCTGGTTGCCAGCGGGAGAAACGATTACCGTCGAGCCGACGCCCGAAACAGGGAAGTAACAGTAGTGGTCGATGTCGTGGGGCTGCGACAAGACCAGCCCTTGCGGTAAATCGACAGGCTCGAGAGCGGGCGCGATGGCGGCGAGATCATCCGGCGCCAGCACGCCCAGAAGACGATTACGCATAGGCATGTCTGTCTCCGTACCAAGTCGGTCGCCATGGTTCTTCGGAGTAAGGACCGGCGACACTGAAACGGCGCGATCCTCAGCCGCGCGGCCATTTTTCAAAATTCTGTCATTCATCAATAGATCACCAGTGCTTTCATAAATCCATCCGGCTGGTCGCGGGCGTCGATCAACGCCTGACCCAGCTCCTCCAGTCGGTAGCGATGGGTATAAAGGGATGTGGGATCGAGCCGCCCATCCATGATTGCCGCCACCGCTTCAAGCATGCCATCGACGCAGATTTCTGAGCTGATTCCTCGGCCAATTCCTGGGGCCATTCCTGCGCCCATTCCTGGATTGCGTTCATCCGTCTGGATTACTCTGGCTCCGCGCTCTTTCCATGGCTGCATAACGTCTTCGCGGGGGTCGGCCTGTTGGCAGCCAACCATGATCAGGCGGCCTTGCGTGTTGGTCAATTGAGCCGCCAGATCACTCAGCCCGCTCTCGCCGGTCGTGTCGATTACTCGGTCGCAAAGATATCCGCCCGTAAGTTCTTGGACGGTTTCGATGATCCGCACACGATCGTCTGCGGTCCCATGCTCGCCTATGGTAAACGCCTCTGCCGCTCCCATACGCCTGGCAAACGCCACGGATGCAGGACGGGGCAAGACGGCAATCACCTGCGCCTTGGCCCTCGAGGCGAGCTGGACGAGAAGGGCCCCGACAAAGTCTATGCCGATAATGGCCACCCTTTGTCCCGCCTTGATGTCGCTACGGCGAAAGATGTTCATCGCTCGGCTCAGGGATTTGCCCGGAAACGGCATGCCATCCAGCAATGGGGGAAGGGTGATGACACTATCCGCATCGGCCAGATGGTGGCTGGCATAAGCGGACTGGACAAGTGACGCCACCCGATCTCCGACCGACAGGCTTCTGACATTAGGGCCAATCGCGTCGATGACGCCCCATCCTTCGCCATCCAGGCCTATCGGTTCGACAGAGGTCAGCATACGCTCTCGTCTATCGCGAGAGAGTGGGTCGCAAGTGCTGATACCAAAGCCCTCCAGCTTTATCCTGACCTGGCTCCATCCGGGTTGCGGCAGGGCATAGGATATGATGTTGATCTGTCCCGACCCGGTGATAGCCGCTGCCTTCATCTCATCGGTATGCGTTTTTTCACGATACGCTGCGGCAATCCTGTCCATCCGGTTCCTTCCCGTAATTCGCCCGAGCCTGCGACATTTACCAAGGCGTTTGGCGCACTCGTCTTTGAAGTGCGGCCTTGGTGTGGGCGCATGCTGTGGCGTGCCTGGTTTTCCATTGAACTTAGAAAACCCGCTCGAGTTCCCAAATCCGGTCAAACAAGTCCTGTCAAAGAAGATGGTCTTGAGTATTTCGGTGCCATTGCGTTGAGCGACTATTTGCAGCGCCATTTCACCCGCCGGGTTTTCTGCCGGATATTTCGGGGAACTTTTAGATTGCAACCTTGGTTTGGGAAGGGTGGCTTACATGGGAGCCTTCAAAAGCTTCCCGATTTTTCACGCAGTTCCAGACGAAAGCCACAGGAAAGACGCCAAGGAATTGCACCATTCCCCGGAGGAAAAAATGGCTGAGAAAACATTGAACGACCTGTTCCTGGATACGCTTAAGGACATCTACTTTGCTGAAAAGCAAATCTTGAAAGCCCTGCCAAAAATGGCACGTGCGGCGCAATCGGAAGAGGGCCGTAACGCATTTCTTCATCATCGTGAAGAAACCCAGGGCCAGATCGAGCGGCTGGAACAGGTTTTTGAACTTCTGGGCAAGAATGCCCGGGGCAAGACCTGTGAGGCAATTCAGGGCATCATCGCCGAAGGCGAAGAAATCATGGAGGATTTCAAGGGTTCTCCCGCTCTTGACGCCGGCTTGATTTCGTCGGCGCAGGCCGTCGAGCATTACGAAATTGCCCGTTATGGCACTTTGAAGGCCTGGGCACTGGAGCTCGGCATGAAGGAGGCCGCCGCCTTGTTCGATGCGACCCTGAAGGAAGAAATCGCCACGGACGAAAAATTGACGGCGCTTGGCGAAAGCAGCGCCAACAAGAAGAGCGCCCGCAAGGCAGCGTGATTTCTGGACGAGCCTTTCGCTGTTGCGAAAGGTTTCTTCCCCTTGAAAGGCCGCCAATGTGCGGCCTTTTTTGTTTTCATGGCCAGAATCCTGACGGCAAACGTCACAGTTCTTTCGTGCGGTATCGTACAGAAACAACCTGGCCCTGTGCTCGTTGATGCCCGCAGAAGGAGATCTGTTTCATGGCAACTTTCGAGGACAGCGCTGGCACCGGCGGCGCAATGGCATTTACAACGGCTGTTCACACGGAAATTGAGGCGCATCTACCCGCCTTGCAACGTTTCGCCAAGCGGCTTGTCGGCCCCAATGGCGAGGTCGAGGATCTGGTTCAGGAGACCATTCTCAGAGCCCTGAACTCCTCCTCGCAGTTTCGAGCCGGTACGGCGTTGAAATCCTGGCTGTTCACAATCATGCGCAACGCTTTCTATACGGCCTATAACAGACGCAAGCGTGAGCATGTCGGAATGGATGACGAGTTTAACCTGCGCATGGTGATGGAGCCACCCCAGGAATGGGTGGTTCTATACGCCGATCTCGGTCTGGCAATGCAGCATTTGCCGGAAGCATCGCGGCAGTCCCTGCTGATGGTGGCGAGCGGCGCAAGCTACGATGAAACAGCACTTGCCTGCGGTTGCGAGGTGGGAACTGTAAAAAGCCGGGTCAATCGAGCCCGAAAAGCATTGTCAGAGCGTTTCAGCATAGCGTGACCGATCCGCTATTTTCCATCGCGCGCCGACTTGCGAGGAGGGCTCAATATTACCGGCAAAACCAATTTAACAGCAAAGCTCGAGTGCCGGTGGCTGAGGCCAGCGCTACGGTTTTGCAGGAAATCAGAGGGCATTTCGAGCTGGCGATTGACTTGCCAGGCCTGAAATGCGAGTCAGAAACTGCCTGATAGTAGGATTCTTTCAGCTTTCTGAGGAAAAGCATGGCCGGACTGGAACGCTTTGTCGATATTTTGAGGCTATTCGACGAGAAGACGTCTGAGTGGACCATACAGGATATCGCAGAGCGGCTGGATGTCCCTGGAAGCACCGTCTACCGCACGGTACGCGAGCTGGTGGGACAAGGGTTTCTCGATCCTTCCCGGGAAGGTCATTATCGCCTCGGTGCGGTTTTTATCGAATTTGATCGACGTCTTCGTCTCTCCGACCCGCTTATTCGCGAGGGCGTGCCTTTGTTGCGTGACGTTGTCTCGGCCGTTCAGTTTCCTTGTGTCGCGGTTATCGCACGGCTGTATCGCGACCAGGTAATTTGCGTTGCCGATGATCGCAGCCCCGCCACTGATATCGCCACCAGCTATGAGCGAGGCAGGCCCATGCCATTGTTGCGGGGGGCTACGTCGAAAACCATTCTGGCGCAATTGCCCCGGGCAAAGCTGAGCAAGATCATTAAAGGCGCCGAGGGCGTAGACCGGGCATTTGACGATATTGCGTCTGAATTGGCCGCCATCCGTAAGCGCGGCTTTACCGTGACGCGTGGTGAAGTGGATTCGGGTCTCGTCGGCATTTCCGTACCCGTCACCTGCGCGCAAGGGGCAATCAATGCCAGCTTCAGCCTGATCGTCCGTGCCAGCGATTTCGATGATTCCACTGAACGGCGACTGGCGATGCTTCTATTGCCAGCGTCTTCAATCCTTGCTGACAAGCTAAATTCCCGATGGTTTTGAGAGATTTATACCGGTAGTGATTGCCCCTTATATTCGAAATAATGCACACATAATTAGAATTTCTTTCGATATTATCAAAATATAATAATTTTTGTTGACTAGCGATTTGATATTCCTCAATATGCAAAGAAATGAGGAGGTCCCGACGCAATTGCGTTGGGAGGGGAAGGAAATCACGTCGCAGCACCGTTCAGCATCGCATTCAGCCTGATGCCCACATTCATAACTCA
This genomic window contains:
- a CDS encoding ATPase domain-containing protein codes for the protein MPPRKKAAVASTGIAGLDEILRGGLPLPNLFMLQGAPGSGKTTAAIQFLRAGVEAGESCLYVTLSQSAAELRSIAVSHGWTLDGIHVEELSTTGSIDEADEQSIFMTADLRLDETRKAIEAAIDEHKPQRLVYDSLLEIRLITGDSPRFRRELIGFKSFLSKRKVVALLLDTQSPGLDRSGEEVEGLAHGVIRFDKSLEEYGGVRRRIEVSKMRGVPIADGYHDMAIREGAGVVVFPRIMPSTATEATKPQLIKSGVSELDDMFGGGQEAGTTTLVIGQAGTGKSTMSSLYATAALERGESVALFLFEERLETFFRRSEGLGMQLRQFHKDGKLILRDFNPNEVSPGEFGQIVQDAVVQNKVRVVVIDSLTGYLNCLPHREKAVRDIQALLKYLARSGVLTMLIVAQHGLLGQNVGIDVDVSFLGDTVLLLRIMEHEGRLRRSITVVKKRHGPHDLDVRELLIESGSVSVVSYNPLPDPK
- a CDS encoding ferritin-like domain-containing protein; this translates as MAEKTLNDLFLDTLKDIYFAEKQILKALPKMARAAQSEEGRNAFLHHREETQGQIERLEQVFELLGKNARGKTCEAIQGIIAEGEEIMEDFKGSPALDAGLISSAQAVEHYEIARYGTLKAWALELGMKEAAALFDATLKEEIATDEKLTALGESSANKKSARKAA
- a CDS encoding sigma-70 family RNA polymerase sigma factor, translated to MATFEDSAGTGGAMAFTTAVHTEIEAHLPALQRFAKRLVGPNGEVEDLVQETILRALNSSSQFRAGTALKSWLFTIMRNAFYTAYNRRKREHVGMDDEFNLRMVMEPPQEWVVLYADLGLAMQHLPEASRQSLLMVASGASYDETALACGCEVGTVKSRVNRARKALSERFSIA
- a CDS encoding SDR family oxidoreductase, whose amino-acid sequence is MIDKPTPPFSKQQQSIPGLTRDMDPVPDHGETTYKGSGRLAGKKAVITGADSGIGRAVALAYAREGADVLISYLSEHEDAEETKRLVEEAGRKAVLVAGDLQKADHCRLIIDKAVAELGGIDILVNNAAHQKTFEQIEDISDEEWELTFRVNIHAMFYLTKAAVKHMKPGAAIINTASINADTPSPTLLAYATTKGAIQNFTAGLAQLLAEKGIRANTVAPGPIWTPLIPSTMPPERVSSFGEQVPMKRPGQPAELATAYVMLADPLSSYVSGATIAVTGGKPIL
- a CDS encoding HWE histidine kinase domain-containing protein — protein: MKKRLVAVVLTALSPALGMLVYNEVSARSERYAEVHRQVFETARQAASEVKSVVEGVKALLIATAVIPAVAGQDKQACTDVLKSVVTRVTQVRNIVVLDRNGKLVCDNMGWEVGSDFSDRDYVRQALRSDALSIGDYTVSRISNAPIVPMALAIKQGSETVGVLATAVHLEWLEQRIVQRGLPPGGWITIADRNGIVLARNPGPEKFVGTQIRPPYQTLVQAQQPGTTELIGQDGLRRIMGYVPVSADNPFYVSAGFSAEQAFAPIDRASLLGLAMIAVGAGLALLAAFLIGNRFILGPINHIVAVLQRWRQGDLAARTGMTGRSSELGQVGATVDSLLDELEARRCEAARAEENRKLVARELAHRVKNTMAMIQAIARQTFKDRSQENGVFARRVAALAGAYDILLSEDWKSAGLRDVLERALQPFDSEGDRRIVLQGSPCTLPPEAAVALSLIAHELATNAVKYGSLRDPDGRVRVEWRQDQDRIELEWREEDGPPVVDPTLQGSDLKTSGHKGAGVEGFGSRLIRSAFPRSLSPKISSDFRPDGLRFHLSFAVVQSGSVPSRSETTQSDALGKPQTLAGLQA
- a CDS encoding IclR family transcriptional regulator, whose translation is MAGLERFVDILRLFDEKTSEWTIQDIAERLDVPGSTVYRTVRELVGQGFLDPSREGHYRLGAVFIEFDRRLRLSDPLIREGVPLLRDVVSAVQFPCVAVIARLYRDQVICVADDRSPATDIATSYERGRPMPLLRGATSKTILAQLPRAKLSKIIKGAEGVDRAFDDIASELAAIRKRGFTVTRGEVDSGLVGISVPVTCAQGAINASFSLIVRASDFDDSTERRLAMLLLPASSILADKLNSRWF
- a CDS encoding sensor histidine kinase, with protein sequence MPLPQEKLAQQELAQKELAQEKLAQEELDWVLVCAPFRKDADYVGALLREHLIEVRAVTEAKGFAQLLDASPGIVIVSHEALTPQIVALTAEHLDRQPNWSEVPIIVLLERGAPLIRIRNQLLSAWPGARLLFYTRPVAPLELVSGIQSNLLVRLRQRQVRDSIERERELRAELNHRVKNILATVTSIFRMTRRGAESLDDLATDFNGRLLALSNVHTAVFEAGGEDVSLSAVVDLIVSPYGTERIAVDGSDLLVSREAGTTLALCLHELITNAIKYGALSVPEGRVSLRWAVDSAEKPTFHFHWRESNGPPVRTPARQGYGTRYVTSALASLFAATPDIQFAEDGLVCSASGPFARISPASVAR
- a CDS encoding DUF1127 domain-containing protein, which produces MNVARSLNNWRKYRQTVSELGRMTSRELQDLGIERSDIRRVARASVAG
- a CDS encoding MDR/zinc-dependent alcohol dehydrogenase-like family protein, encoding MDRIAAAYREKTHTDEMKAAAITGSGQINIISYALPQPGWSQVRIKLEGFGISTCDPLSRDRRERMLTSVEPIGLDGEGWGVIDAIGPNVRSLSVGDRVASLVQSAYASHHLADADSVITLPPLLDGMPFPGKSLSRAMNIFRRSDIKAGQRVAIIGIDFVGALLVQLASRAKAQVIAVLPRPASVAFARRMGAAEAFTIGEHGTADDRVRIIETVQELTGGYLCDRVIDTTGESGLSDLAAQLTNTQGRLIMVGCQQADPREDVMQPWKERGARVIQTDERNPGMGAGMAPGIGRGISSEICVDGMLEAVAAIMDGRLDPTSLYTHRYRLEELGQALIDARDQPDGFMKALVIY
- a CDS encoding Crp/Fnr family transcriptional regulator; protein product: MNDRILKNGRAAEDRAVSVSPVLTPKNHGDRLGTETDMPMRNRLLGVLAPDDLAAIAPALEPVDLPQGLVLSQPHDIDHYCYFPVSGVGSTVIVSPAGNQSEVGLFGREGMSPASALLDSDRNPCRVIMQVAGTGMRLKTSRLVDLMDSRPPMRRLLLRWAYVVNMQMAFTAQSNAIHSIDKRLARWILMCHDRLDKDELSLTHEFLSIMLAVRRSSVTASLHVLEGERLIYAERKAIRIRDRAGLEAFAADAYGPVEQEYQRLLGPMRYPPLEV